Proteins from a genomic interval of Tenacibaculum sp. SZ-18:
- a CDS encoding DUF2490 domain-containing protein: MKKIVVLLTLLVFFQVNAQENPEKELGIWYMYNGSHKLTDKFSIKSMAHFRFFEIGDDLQQYILRFGANYKFNKNFSATLGYAFLDTDTSYGIQGGTFGDHRIYEDLLANHKLGELSFAHRLRAEHRFFNSQTGHLLRYQLGLGYPISKKWSSYIYDEIFFDFDGGDAYNQNWFGLGVKYQLSKVVKLQLGYMSININNQNLDRIQLGIAISTDHRKKK; this comes from the coding sequence ATGAAAAAAATAGTAGTACTTCTAACATTACTTGTCTTTTTTCAAGTAAATGCACAGGAAAATCCAGAAAAGGAACTTGGTATCTGGTACATGTACAATGGATCCCATAAACTTACTGATAAATTCAGCATAAAATCAATGGCTCATTTTCGCTTCTTTGAAATTGGTGACGATCTACAACAATATATTTTACGTTTTGGCGCAAATTATAAATTCAACAAAAACTTTAGTGCAACTTTAGGTTATGCTTTTTTAGATACTGATACTTCTTATGGAATTCAAGGAGGAACTTTTGGTGATCATCGTATTTACGAGGATTTATTAGCAAATCATAAACTTGGTGAATTAAGTTTTGCTCACCGTTTACGAGCAGAACATCGTTTTTTTAACTCACAAACGGGTCATTTATTAAGATATCAACTAGGATTAGGCTATCCAATATCGAAAAAGTGGTCAAGTTATATATATGATGAAATCTTTTTTGACTTTGACGGGGGTGATGCATACAATCAAAACTGGTTTGGATTGGGAGTTAAATACCAATTATCTAAAGTTGTAAAACTACAATTAGGTTACATGAGTATTAATATCAATAATCAAAACTTAGATAGAATTCAATTAGGAATTGCTATCAGTACTGACCATAGAAAAAAGAAATAA
- a CDS encoding Arc family DNA binding domain-containing protein — translation MAKKKAFALRINEDMLKAIEKWASDEFRSTNGQIEWMLMKALKEAKREPKKKDQQ, via the coding sequence ATGGCTAAGAAAAAAGCATTTGCACTTAGAATAAATGAAGACATGCTTAAAGCAATTGAAAAATGGGCATCTGACGAGTTTAGATCGACTAACGGTCAAATAGAATGGATGCTTATGAAAGCTTTAAAAGAAGCCAAAAGGGAACCTAAAAAGAAAGATCAACAATAA
- a CDS encoding S1/P1 nuclease gives MRLKAVILSVIVTVSQSVFSLNNDWGAVGHRTTGKIAEKHLTRRAKRKINKLLQGESLAFVSTYADEIKSDRDFRKYSSWHYVNISEDGDYESSDKNPKGDLITGINFCVQVLKDDNASIQDKRFHLKMLVHLIGDLHQPLHVGRKKDKGGNKIQVQWHGKGSNLHRVWDSNMLASWGMSYFELADNVKSLSKHQVRAIQKGTVLDWVKESHSLAKEVYKSAKTGEKLRYRYSYVNFPIVREQLQKGGIRLAKILNEIFR, from the coding sequence ATGAGGTTAAAAGCTGTTATATTATCAGTAATTGTAACGGTTTCACAATCAGTTTTTTCTTTAAATAACGATTGGGGAGCTGTTGGTCATAGAACTACAGGGAAGATTGCAGAAAAGCATCTGACTAGAAGAGCAAAAAGAAAAATCAATAAGTTATTGCAAGGAGAAAGTTTAGCATTTGTATCAACGTATGCAGATGAGATTAAATCCGATAGAGATTTCAGAAAATACTCAAGTTGGCATTACGTGAATATTTCTGAAGATGGAGATTATGAATCTTCAGATAAAAATCCTAAAGGCGATTTAATAACAGGAATCAACTTTTGTGTTCAGGTATTAAAAGATGATAACGCTTCAATTCAAGATAAGAGATTTCACTTGAAAATGTTAGTTCATTTAATTGGTGATTTACATCAACCATTACATGTAGGTAGAAAAAAGGATAAAGGAGGAAATAAAATTCAAGTACAATGGCATGGTAAAGGTTCTAATCTACATCGAGTATGGGATTCGAATATGTTAGCTAGTTGGGGAATGAGCTATTTTGAATTGGCTGATAACGTAAAATCTTTATCAAAACATCAAGTAAGAGCAATACAAAAAGGTACAGTTTTAGACTGGGTGAAGGAATCACATAGTTTAGCAAAAGAGGTTTATAAATCGGCTAAAACAGGTGAGAAGCTTCGCTACAGATATTCGTATGTAAACTTTCCAATTGTGAGAGAGCAACTTCAAAAAGGCGGAATTAGATTGGCAAAAATTTTAAATGAAATATTTCGATAA
- a CDS encoding DUF819 family protein, translated as MNISEINNDIPVFASDTIIFGILCLILAGIFYTSKHHKFYKFYKVIPALLLCYFLPSIFSSLGIIADKWIDVKATITHLQSVYHNLEGVTNLTSLKAYITTNNIPSSEYSQFIGGSKIYYISSRFLLPASLVLLTLSIDLKGVFNLGPKALIMFLTATLGVMIGGPLAILFFNFVAPDILTNVQGTELWKGLSTVAGSWIGGGANQLAMKEQWQVSDSLFSIMAVVDVLVAEVWMVFLLLGVAKSDVIDKWLKADNSAITTLKNKMEKFTVETARVPSFNDLIILTGIAFGVTSLGHFVGDNLGEWIKDNVPALVDFGLGSSFFWLIITATTIGVFLSFTKIRNYEGAGASKIGSVFIYLLVASIGMKMNLNAIVENISLFAIGFVWIIIHVGLLFLVAKLIKAPYFFLAVGSKANIGGAASAPVVAGAFHPSLAPVGVLLAVLGYALGTYGAFACALLMKWVS; from the coding sequence ATGAATATTTCTGAAATCAATAACGATATACCTGTTTTTGCAAGTGATACCATTATTTTTGGTATCCTTTGTTTAATACTTGCTGGGATTTTTTATACTTCAAAACATCACAAATTTTATAAGTTTTATAAAGTTATTCCTGCATTACTATTATGTTATTTCCTACCCTCTATTTTTAGTTCTTTAGGAATTATCGCTGACAAATGGATTGATGTTAAAGCTACCATTACTCACTTACAATCTGTTTATCATAACTTAGAAGGGGTTACTAACTTGACTTCATTAAAAGCTTATATTACTACTAATAATATTCCATCGAGTGAGTATTCACAGTTTATTGGTGGAAGTAAAATTTATTATATTTCTTCAAGATTTTTATTACCGGCCTCTTTAGTTTTACTTACACTAAGTATCGATTTAAAAGGAGTTTTTAATTTAGGTCCGAAAGCCTTAATCATGTTTTTAACGGCTACTTTAGGTGTAATGATTGGTGGACCCTTAGCTATTTTATTTTTCAATTTCGTTGCTCCAGATATTTTGACAAATGTACAAGGAACAGAGTTATGGAAAGGATTGAGTACGGTTGCTGGAAGCTGGATTGGTGGTGGTGCAAACCAACTTGCGATGAAAGAGCAATGGCAAGTAAGCGATAGTTTATTTAGCATAATGGCTGTTGTAGATGTTCTAGTCGCAGAAGTTTGGATGGTCTTTTTACTTTTAGGAGTTGCTAAATCGGATGTTATTGACAAATGGCTCAAAGCCGATAATAGTGCTATTACCACATTAAAAAATAAGATGGAAAAGTTTACGGTTGAAACTGCACGTGTTCCCTCTTTTAACGATTTAATTATTTTAACAGGAATTGCATTTGGAGTAACCTCATTAGGACATTTTGTAGGTGATAACCTAGGCGAATGGATTAAAGATAACGTCCCTGCACTTGTTGATTTTGGATTAGGAAGTTCATTTTTCTGGTTAATAATTACAGCAACAACTATTGGAGTATTCTTATCGTTTACAAAAATCAGAAATTACGAAGGCGCTGGAGCCAGTAAAATCGGTTCAGTTTTTATTTATTTATTAGTTGCTTCTATTGGAATGAAAATGAATTTAAACGCTATTGTTGAAAACATTAGCTTATTTGCTATTGGTTTTGTGTGGATTATTATTCATGTTGGTTTGTTATTTTTAGTAGCAAAACTTATTAAAGCTCCTTATTTCTTTTTGGCAGTTGGGTCGAAAGCCAATATTGGTGGAGCTGCATCTGCACCTGTTGTTGCCGGAGCATTTCATCCTTCATTAGCTCCAGTTGGTGTACTACTAGCAGTGCTTGGCTACGCATTAGGTACTTATGGTGCATTTGCCTGTGCATTACTAATGAAATGGGTAAGTTAA
- a CDS encoding DUF4177 domain-containing protein produces MKEYKVVQMKLGLRNRVKNLEDLLNQYAREGWRVVEIPSGWQIVLFERDKNR; encoded by the coding sequence ATGAAAGAATACAAAGTAGTTCAAATGAAACTGGGATTAAGAAATCGTGTAAAAAATTTAGAAGACTTACTCAATCAATATGCGAGAGAAGGTTGGCGTGTTGTTGAAATTCCGTCTGGATGGCAAATAGTCTTATTTGAAAGAGATAAAAACAGATAG
- a CDS encoding S9 family peptidase: protein MKNILLLTFFTGLLLVSCKESKKEELSSSEKIKQYSIKQMMDNESVFGGSFSSDNSKLLVTSNKSGIYNMYTVNTKDGTYTPITQSDSSSVYATSYFPKDDRMLFRMDDNGDEIYHIYKRDLDGTITELTPGKGVRSNFYGWSKDEKSFFYGSNKRDPKYMDIYEMDLKTFTPNMIYENKEGYDVSAISNNKQLFALNKTVNTNDSDLFLYNVSTKETIKINETISGNSAEDFSNDDKFLYYTTDANGEFTSLMKYDLQTKESTQVLKKDWDISGSYFTNKGNYRVTYINEDAKNVIEVQNVATGKNIELPSVNGKSITNVGFSRDETKLRFYAGGSNSPSNLYVYDLKSKEQKQLTNVLNDEINEEDLVSAKVIRYPSFDGVTIPAIYYLPHQASADNKVPALVWVHGGPGGQSRQNFNSRIQYLVNHGYAVLAVNNRGSSGYGKTFYKMDDKNHGEKDLQDCVEGKKWLAKQAEIDDKKIGIIGGSYGGYMTMAALTYTPEEFAVGVNIYGVTNWMRTLKSIPPWWESFREALYKELGNPHSADSVRLKKISPLFHTDKVTKPLMVLQGAKDPRVLQVESDEIVAGVKKNGVPVEYVLFEDEGHGFAKKENQIEANSKILKFLDEYLKKNKPLEKSAL, encoded by the coding sequence ATGAAAAATATACTATTACTAACTTTCTTCACAGGACTCTTATTAGTTTCGTGCAAAGAAAGTAAAAAAGAAGAATTAAGTTCTTCCGAAAAAATCAAACAATACTCCATTAAGCAAATGATGGATAATGAAAGTGTTTTTGGTGGTAGTTTCTCATCTGACAATTCAAAATTATTAGTTACTAGTAACAAATCTGGTATCTATAACATGTATACCGTCAACACAAAAGATGGGACTTATACTCCAATAACCCAATCCGATAGTTCATCTGTTTACGCTACATCCTATTTTCCAAAAGATGATAGAATGTTATTTAGAATGGACGATAACGGAGATGAAATATATCATATTTATAAACGTGATTTAGACGGAACTATAACCGAACTTACACCAGGAAAAGGTGTAAGATCAAATTTTTATGGATGGTCAAAAGATGAAAAAAGCTTCTTTTACGGATCAAACAAAAGAGACCCTAAATACATGGATATTTATGAAATGGATTTAAAAACATTCACTCCTAACATGATTTATGAAAATAAAGAAGGCTACGATGTTTCTGCCATCTCTAACAATAAGCAGTTATTTGCATTAAATAAAACTGTAAACACCAATGATAGTGACTTATTCCTTTACAATGTTTCTACCAAAGAAACTATAAAAATTAATGAAACTATAAGTGGTAATTCTGCAGAAGATTTTTCTAATGATGATAAATTCTTGTACTACACTACTGATGCAAACGGAGAATTTACTTCATTAATGAAATACGATCTTCAAACTAAAGAATCAACCCAAGTTTTAAAGAAAGATTGGGATATCAGCGGAAGCTATTTTACCAACAAAGGAAATTATAGAGTAACATACATTAATGAAGACGCAAAAAATGTGATTGAAGTACAAAATGTAGCTACTGGTAAGAATATTGAATTACCAAGTGTTAACGGAAAAAGTATTACTAATGTTGGTTTTTCTAGAGACGAAACTAAGCTACGCTTTTATGCTGGGGGATCAAACTCACCCTCAAATCTCTATGTTTATGATTTAAAATCGAAGGAACAAAAACAATTAACAAATGTTTTAAATGATGAAATTAACGAAGAAGATTTAGTAAGTGCCAAAGTCATTCGTTACCCTTCTTTCGATGGTGTCACTATTCCTGCAATTTACTATTTACCACATCAAGCTTCTGCGGATAATAAAGTTCCTGCACTAGTTTGGGTACACGGAGGACCTGGAGGTCAATCACGTCAAAATTTTAACTCTCGAATTCAGTATTTAGTAAATCATGGTTATGCAGTATTAGCTGTTAATAATAGAGGAAGTAGTGGTTACGGAAAAACTTTCTATAAAATGGATGATAAAAATCACGGTGAAAAAGATTTACAAGACTGCGTAGAAGGTAAAAAATGGTTGGCAAAACAAGCAGAAATAGATGACAAGAAAATCGGAATTATTGGAGGTTCTTATGGCGGTTACATGACTATGGCTGCTCTTACTTATACGCCTGAGGAGTTTGCTGTTGGTGTTAATATTTATGGTGTTACAAACTGGATGCGCACTTTAAAAAGTATTCCACCATGGTGGGAATCATTCAGAGAAGCTTTATACAAAGAGTTAGGAAATCCACACTCTGCTGATTCTGTAAGACTAAAAAAGATTTCTCCATTGTTCCATACAGATAAAGTAACTAAACCACTAATGGTATTACAAGGAGCAAAAGACCCAAGAGTTTTACAAGTAGAATCTGATGAAATTGTTGCAGGAGTGAAGAAAAATGGTGTTCCTGTAGAATATGTTTTATTTGAAGATGAAGGACATGGCTTTGCTAAAAAAGAAAATCAGATTGAGGCCAACAGTAAAATTTTAAAATTTTTGGATGAATATCTCAAAAAGAATAAGCCCCTTGAAAAATCGGCTTTATAA
- a CDS encoding thioredoxin family protein, with amino-acid sequence MKALKSILVLAVVAVTVAFTTKAKKGYDIGDKVENFTLKNIDGKMVSLNDYESDKGVIVVFTCNHCPYSKMYEDRIIALDKKYKSKGYPVVAINPNDPAVSNGDDFDSMKVRAKSKGFTFPYLFDDGQKVFPKFGATRTPHVFILKNTKKNFVLSYIGAIDDNARDASGVNDLYVENAVDDLLAGKSPRKTETKAIGCSIKVAK; translated from the coding sequence ATGAAAGCTTTAAAATCAATATTAGTTTTAGCGGTTGTTGCCGTAACTGTAGCATTTACTACAAAAGCGAAAAAAGGATATGACATTGGAGATAAAGTAGAGAATTTTACCTTGAAAAATATCGATGGTAAAATGGTTTCTCTTAACGATTATGAAAGCGATAAAGGTGTAATTGTAGTATTCACTTGTAATCATTGTCCTTATTCAAAAATGTATGAAGATAGAATTATCGCTTTAGACAAGAAATATAAATCGAAAGGTTATCCAGTAGTGGCAATTAACCCAAATGATCCAGCAGTTTCTAATGGAGATGATTTCGATTCTATGAAAGTAAGAGCAAAGTCTAAAGGATTTACTTTCCCTTATCTTTTCGATGATGGACAAAAAGTTTTTCCTAAGTTCGGTGCAACTAGAACTCCACACGTATTCATTTTGAAAAATACAAAGAAAAATTTTGTTTTATCGTACATCGGAGCGATTGATGACAACGCAAGAGACGCTTCAGGTGTCAATGACTTGTATGTAGAAAATGCTGTAGATGATTTATTAGCAGGAAAATCACCTAGAAAAACAGAGACAAAGGCTATCGGTTGTTCAATTAAAGTAGCGAAGTAA
- a CDS encoding SPFH domain-containing protein encodes MESEKIIKPANGYLMLTVFFLSFFGSIVAAIKYENPVFLIITFIALVLSFGFILVNPNTSKVVLLFGKYIGTIKQNGLYWANPFYTKRKISLRASNFDSERLKVNDKLGNPVMISTILVWRVTDTYKAAFDVDNYENFVRVQTDAAVRKLASMYPYDNFADDGHEEDITLRSSVNEVSETLEKELEERLAIAGIEVLEARIGYLAYAQEIANAMLKRQQATAIVAARHKIVEGAVSMVEMALEELNKKDIVDLDEERKAAMVSNLMVILCGDKDASPVLNTGTLNH; translated from the coding sequence ATGGAATCAGAAAAAATTATCAAACCTGCTAATGGATATTTAATGTTAACTGTCTTCTTTTTATCATTCTTCGGAAGTATCGTAGCGGCGATTAAATATGAGAATCCAGTTTTCTTAATTATTACCTTTATAGCCTTAGTATTATCTTTTGGTTTTATTCTTGTAAATCCAAATACCTCGAAAGTAGTATTGCTTTTCGGAAAATATATTGGAACTATCAAACAAAATGGACTTTACTGGGCAAATCCATTTTACACCAAAAGAAAGATTTCTTTAAGAGCTAGTAATTTTGATAGTGAACGATTGAAAGTAAATGACAAGCTTGGAAATCCAGTAATGATTAGTACTATTTTAGTTTGGAGAGTAACAGATACATATAAAGCTGCTTTCGATGTTGATAATTATGAGAATTTTGTAAGAGTTCAAACAGATGCAGCTGTAAGAAAATTAGCGAGTATGTACCCATATGATAATTTTGCTGATGACGGTCATGAAGAAGATATTACGTTAAGATCAAGCGTAAATGAAGTAAGCGAAACATTAGAAAAAGAATTAGAAGAAAGATTGGCCATTGCAGGAATAGAAGTACTAGAAGCTAGAATTGGCTATTTAGCATACGCACAAGAAATTGCAAATGCCATGTTAAAAAGACAACAGGCAACTGCTATTGTTGCTGCCAGACATAAAATTGTTGAAGGTGCTGTAAGTATGGTTGAAATGGCTTTGGAAGAATTAAACAAAAAAGACATTGTTGATTTAGATGAAGAAAGAAAAGCTGCAATGGTTAGCAATTTGATGGTAATTCTTTGTGGTGATAAAGATGCATCGCCAGTTTTAAATACGGGAACTTTAAATCATTAA
- a CDS encoding TlpA family protein disulfide reductase, with protein MMKFKIITLMTLAASLLHSCKEVINNQTKKEVVDKRVEVKVQPKIKMIGDLKVLNFEALKPYLEEQDDKTHVINFWATWCKPCVEELPAFEKLHAENTDNNVEVLLVSLDFPNEIESQLVPFIQDNKLAPEVVVLDDSNQNKWINGVDNSWSGAIPATIIYNKNERGFFERSFTYDELKSELQKFLN; from the coding sequence ATGATGAAATTTAAAATAATTACCTTAATGACTCTTGCTGCGAGTTTACTTCATTCTTGCAAGGAAGTTATCAATAATCAGACGAAAAAAGAAGTTGTAGACAAAAGAGTCGAAGTAAAAGTTCAGCCTAAAATAAAAATGATTGGTGACTTAAAAGTGTTAAACTTCGAAGCACTTAAACCATACTTGGAGGAGCAAGATGATAAAACTCATGTAATAAATTTTTGGGCTACTTGGTGTAAGCCTTGTGTTGAAGAACTGCCTGCTTTTGAAAAATTGCATGCAGAAAATACAGACAATAATGTTGAAGTATTGTTAGTGAGTTTAGATTTCCCGAACGAAATTGAAAGTCAATTGGTTCCTTTTATTCAAGATAATAAGTTGGCTCCAGAAGTGGTTGTTTTAGATGATTCAAATCAAAATAAATGGATTAACGGAGTAGACAATAGTTGGTCAGGAGCAATTCCAGCAACTATCATATATAATAAAAATGAACGAGGCTTTTTTGAAAGATCGTTTACTTATGATGAGTTAAAATCAGAACTACAAAAATTCTTAAATTAA
- a CDS encoding VPS10 domain-containing protein produces the protein MKKSISLLLFLVAFVAFGQEFSMDLVKNMKPRNIGPGGMSGRVTAIDVVLKNPNVMYIGTASGGLWKSTSGGIKWEPLFDKEVTASIGAVAIQQSNPSVIWIGTGEGNPRNSLNGGYGVYKSLDGGKTWKSMGLQKTRHIHRVIIHPNNPNIVYVAAIGSPWGEHPERGIFRTTDGGITWKKILFNNNKTGAADLVIDPSNPNKLIAAMWEHKRDPWFFKSGGKGSGLYITHDGGDNWKKVTDKEGFPKGDLGRIGISISRSNPDVVYALVEAKKNALYRSDDGGFKWKMINNKSGTNGIGNRPFYYSEIYTDPQNENRVYSIYTYVNVSQDGGKSFRMLMPAYGANNGVHPDHHAWWIHPENGKFMIDGNDGGLNITKDGGKTWRFIGNLPVAQFYHINADNEYPYNVYGGMQDNGSWRGPAYVWKAQGIRNSYWQEISFGDGFDVVPDKDDSRYGWSMSQQGFVSRYDYKTGNNYTVRPTHPDINIKLRFNWNSAINIDPFDNSTIYFGSQFVHKSTDKGLTWELISPDLTTNDKSKQKQHESGGLTMDATGAENHCTILVIEPSPVEKDMLWAATDDGQVHVTKNGGASWTNVSKNIKGLPANSWIVQVKASNKNKGEALLIANDYRRFNYTPYAYRTTNYGKTWERIVDENDVKSYTLSIVEDPVERNLLFLGTDDGLYISFNAGKKWTKWTQGFPTVSVKDLVIQPREHDLVIGTFGRAAWVLDDIRPLRAIAANQNILTKNFELFDPPTAYQANYQQPTGSRFGADALFNGTNRPGGARIKYFINKPKKEATNKEEKSSKKASKKEENKVKWDSIKLEIYDGARLIRTLKRKAPKENGIHTFTWYMNEKGVARASRNIRKSKFEPSGVSVKPGTYKIKASFGDQVAEQNITVEYDPRLTISKEAIDQKYNTSKELEKHQEVMANAVRQLVESKNIAEGYKKELASKDKKKYKDQIKSSKDIIKKIDTLLTVYLGKVDKRQGIVRSPDPNVSSRLGTASWYIDSRFGNQTATETRLIEQFKTSLKEALGQTNAFFNNDWPVYKGEVEKIIISPFKETKIFQLN, from the coding sequence ATGAAAAAATCTATTTCACTACTACTTTTCTTAGTAGCATTTGTTGCATTTGGACAAGAATTTTCTATGGATTTGGTTAAAAATATGAAACCAAGAAATATAGGTCCAGGTGGAATGAGCGGAAGAGTCACCGCTATTGATGTTGTACTTAAAAATCCGAATGTTATGTATATTGGAACTGCTTCTGGAGGTTTATGGAAATCTACATCTGGAGGAATAAAATGGGAACCTCTATTCGATAAAGAAGTTACTGCATCAATTGGAGCCGTAGCTATTCAGCAATCAAACCCAAGTGTTATTTGGATTGGAACAGGTGAAGGGAATCCGCGTAATAGTTTAAACGGTGGTTATGGAGTTTATAAGTCACTCGATGGGGGGAAAACATGGAAGTCTATGGGATTACAAAAAACACGTCATATTCATCGTGTTATAATTCATCCTAATAACCCTAACATTGTTTATGTTGCTGCTATTGGTTCTCCATGGGGAGAACATCCTGAAAGAGGTATTTTTAGAACAACTGACGGAGGTATAACTTGGAAGAAAATTTTATTTAACAATAACAAAACTGGAGCTGCTGATTTAGTAATTGATCCATCAAATCCTAATAAGTTAATCGCAGCGATGTGGGAACACAAACGTGATCCTTGGTTCTTTAAATCTGGTGGAAAAGGAAGTGGATTATACATAACGCATGATGGTGGTGATAATTGGAAAAAAGTAACAGATAAAGAAGGCTTTCCAAAAGGTGATTTAGGTCGAATTGGTATTTCAATTTCAAGAAGTAATCCTGACGTTGTTTATGCTTTAGTAGAAGCTAAAAAGAATGCTTTATACAGAAGTGATGATGGTGGATTTAAATGGAAAATGATTAACAATAAATCAGGAACTAACGGAATAGGAAATAGACCTTTCTATTATTCTGAAATTTATACTGATCCTCAGAACGAAAATAGAGTTTACAGTATTTACACTTATGTAAATGTTTCTCAAGATGGAGGAAAAAGTTTTAGAATGTTAATGCCTGCCTATGGTGCCAATAATGGTGTTCACCCTGATCATCACGCTTGGTGGATTCATCCAGAAAATGGAAAATTCATGATTGACGGAAACGATGGTGGTTTAAACATTACCAAAGATGGTGGTAAAACTTGGCGTTTTATTGGAAATTTACCGGTAGCTCAATTTTATCATATAAATGCAGATAACGAATACCCTTATAATGTATACGGTGGAATGCAAGATAATGGTTCCTGGAGAGGACCTGCATATGTGTGGAAAGCGCAAGGAATTCGCAATTCTTATTGGCAAGAAATTAGTTTTGGAGATGGATTTGATGTTGTTCCTGACAAAGATGATTCTCGCTATGGATGGTCGATGAGTCAGCAAGGTTTTGTTTCTAGATATGATTATAAAACTGGTAACAACTACACAGTACGCCCAACCCATCCAGATATTAATATAAAATTACGCTTCAACTGGAATTCTGCAATCAATATTGATCCTTTTGATAATTCTACTATTTACTTCGGTAGTCAATTTGTACATAAATCAACTGATAAAGGATTAACTTGGGAACTTATATCTCCCGATTTAACAACCAACGATAAATCTAAACAAAAACAACATGAAAGTGGCGGTTTAACGATGGATGCAACTGGCGCAGAAAACCATTGTACCATCTTAGTCATTGAACCTTCTCCTGTTGAAAAAGATATGCTTTGGGCAGCAACGGATGATGGACAAGTTCATGTTACAAAAAATGGTGGTGCAAGTTGGACTAATGTTTCGAAAAATATAAAAGGTTTACCAGCAAATAGCTGGATTGTACAAGTAAAAGCTTCTAATAAAAATAAAGGAGAAGCATTATTAATTGCCAACGATTATCGTCGTTTCAATTACACTCCTTATGCTTATCGAACAACTAATTACGGTAAAACATGGGAACGTATTGTTGATGAAAACGATGTTAAGAGTTATACTTTAAGTATCGTCGAAGACCCCGTAGAGCGTAACTTATTATTCTTAGGAACGGATGATGGATTATATATTTCTTTTAACGCTGGTAAAAAATGGACGAAATGGACACAAGGTTTTCCAACTGTATCTGTAAAAGATTTAGTCATTCAACCACGGGAACATGACTTAGTTATTGGAACATTCGGAAGAGCGGCTTGGGTATTAGACGATATTAGACCTTTAAGAGCAATTGCTGCCAACCAAAATATTTTAACTAAGAACTTTGAATTATTTGATCCTCCAACTGCATACCAAGCAAATTATCAACAACCAACCGGAAGTAGATTTGGAGCTGATGCATTATTTAATGGAACAAATAGACCAGGTGGTGCCAGAATTAAGTACTTTATAAATAAACCTAAAAAAGAAGCTACTAACAAAGAGGAAAAATCTTCTAAAAAAGCAAGTAAAAAAGAGGAGAATAAAGTGAAGTGGGACTCAATTAAATTAGAAATTTATGATGGTGCTCGTTTAATTAGAACTTTAAAAAGAAAAGCTCCTAAAGAAAATGGTATTCATACGTTTACTTGGTATATGAACGAAAAAGGTGTGGCTAGAGCTTCTAGAAACATTAGAAAATCTAAATTCGAACCTTCAGGAGTTTCAGTAAAACCAGGAACTTATAAGATTAAAGCTAGTTTTGGAGATCAAGTTGCAGAGCAAAATATCACCGTTGAATATGATCCAAGGCTTACTATTTCTAAAGAAGCGATTGATCAAAAATATAATACTTCTAAAGAATTAGAAAAACATCAAGAGGTTATGGCAAACGCTGTAAGACAATTGGTAGAAAGTAAGAACATTGCAGAAGGTTATAAAAAAGAATTAGCTTCAAAAGACAAGAAAAAGTATAAGGATCAAATTAAATCTTCCAAAGATATTATTAAGAAAATTGATACTTTACTAACTGTTTATTTAGGAAAAGTAGATAAACGTCAAGGAATTGTTCGAAGCCCAGACCCAAATGTTAGTTCAAGATTAGGAACTGCTAGCTGGTATATTGATAGTAGATTCGGAAATCAAACTGCAACTGAAACTCGTTTAATTGAACAGTTTAAGACTTCTTTGAAAGAAGCTCTAGGCCAAACCAATGCATTTTTTAATAACGACTGGCCTGTTTATAAAGGCGAGGTTGAAAAAATTATTATTTCACCATTTAAGGAAACTAAGATTTTTCAATTGAATTAA